The Oncorhynchus tshawytscha isolate Ot180627B linkage group LG08, Otsh_v2.0, whole genome shotgun sequence genome window below encodes:
- the LOC112257129 gene encoding gap junction alpha-10 protein-like, with translation MGDWNLLGSILEEVHVHSTIVGKIWLTILFIFRMLVLGVAAEDVWDDEQSEFICNTDQPGCKTVCYDQAFPISLIRFWVLQVIFVSSPSLVYMGHALYRLRALEKERHRRRVQLKAELGETEALVEEHKRIEKELKRLEEQRKVKKAPLRGSLLRTYVIHILTRSVVEVGFIMGQYILYGIGLEPLYKCERMPCPNSVDCYVSRPTEKTVFMVFMIVIAGVSLFLNLLEISHLGIKKIKQTLKGDKYPADNDSLIYKPKKRAMIQQLCVMRKLSSHNGPLTQTIFKVIPEEDLNPMDPPPHYIPNHEVPRHNSVAPGQYLANCTGLQPHQHYQQQQQQQLQQRQPSQGMIQTLHLQGAPENHTTTMVDQHPPAYRGVFLNGDSGPRNLQGQPNHKDPNLHPQDHYQPSHMEVVPVPIATHRPSIMTTHRPSLAPRDIDLEEDRRKSMGSDFLLPNPGRKQSFMTRMPSESMSTNSDCSSNSLRTSDSELGDMGDMPMMPPPGRRMSMASRAKRQAASDLVV, from the coding sequence ATGGGGGACTGGAACCTGCTGGGCAGCATCTTGGAGGAAGTACATGTCCACTCCACCATCGTAGGAAAGATCTGGCTCACCATCCTCTTTATCTTCCGCATGCTGGTGCTGGGAGTGGCGGCCGAGGACGTGTGGGACGATGAGCAGAGCGAGTTCATCTGCAACACGGACCAGCCGGGCTGCAAGACCGTCTGTTACGACCAGGCTTTCCCCATCTCCCTCATCCGCTTCTGGGTCCTGCAGGTCATCTTCGTGTCCTCGCCCTCCCTCGTCTACATGGGCCACGCGCTCTACCGCCTGCGCGCCCTGGAGAAGGAGAGGCACCGGAGGAGGGTCCAGCTGAAGGCAGAGCTGGGGGAGACGGAGGCGCTAGTGGAGGAACACAAGCGCATTGAGAAGGAGTTGAAGAGGCTGGAGGAGCAGAGGAAGGTGAAGAAGGCTCCACTGAGAGGGTCCCTGCTACGGACGTACGTCATCCATATCCTAACACGCTCTGTGGTGGAGGTGGGCTTCATCATGGGCCAGTATATCCTGTATGGCATCGGACTGGAACCTCTTTATAAATGCGAGAGGATGCCTTGCCCCAACAGCGTGGACTGTTACGTGTCCAGGCCCACAGAGAAAACAGTGTTCATGGTGTTCATGATCGTCATTGCCGGGGTGTCTCTCTTCCTGAACCTCCTGGAGATATCCCACCTGGGCATCAAGAAAATCAAACAGACTCTGAAGGGAGACAAGTACCCAGCAGACAACGACAGTTTGATTTATAAGCCGAAGAAGAGAGCGATGATACAGCAACTGTGTGTGATGAGGAAACTGTCTTCTCACAACGGGCCGCTGACTCAGACCATCTTCAAAGTCATTCCTGAGGAGGATCTGAACCCAATGGACCCACCTCCCCACTACATACCTAACCACGAGGTGCCCAGGCACAACAGCGTGGCTCCAGGCCAGTACCTGGCCAACTGCACTGGCCTCCAGCCCCATCAGCactaccagcagcagcagcagcagcagctccagcAACGTCAGCCCAGCCAAGGGATGATCCAGACCCTGCACCTCCAGGGAGCCCCAGAgaaccacaccaccaccatggttgACCAGCACCCTCCAGCCTACAGAGGAGTTTTCTTGAATGGAGACAGTGGGCCCAGGAACCTGCAGGGTCAGCCAAACCATAAGGACCCCAATTTACACCCTCAAGACCACTACCAGCCCAGCCACATGGAAGTAGTACCTGTGCCTATTGCAACACACAGACCCAGCATCATGACAACACACAGACCAAGCTTGGCTCCAAGGGACATAGACCTGGAAGAAGATAGGAGGAAATCAATGGGCAGCGACTTCCTCTTGCCTAACCCAGGAAGGAAGCAAAGCTTCATGACACGTATGCCCTCTGAGAGCATGTCCACCAACAGTGACTGCAGCAGCAACTCTCTACGGACATCTGACTCTGAACTGGGCGACATGGGGGACATGCCCATGATGCCACCTCCTGGAAGGAGAATGTCAATGGCAAGTAGAGCCAAGAGACAGGCAGCCTCTGACCTAGTGGTTTAG